In the genome of Hippoglossus hippoglossus isolate fHipHip1 chromosome 12, fHipHip1.pri, whole genome shotgun sequence, one region contains:
- the ric1 gene encoding RAB6A-GEF complex partner protein 1 isoform X1, whose amino-acid sequence MYFLTGWPRRLLCPLRSEEEPFHIQPSAQRFYFAVLSETQLSVWFSRPSVLIVSYIESSKAAAQFGFYQKAEWKPDDSMIAVATAKGYILLFDVLGGGDDKYLYEPVYPKGSPRVKVTPGYKEEQCAPALSLEMKKPVDLEAPITSLQSLQEDLLVCTADGYLHVLHWDGLGSNGRKAICLTTIPFSLDLQSARGGPSLDLEGVYIRCMEYCVTLDGYAVVLSDGRLGFITPLNNTITADLMESVTSPCSKQLQGVWAADVTDGTCVAVNNKYRLMAFGCASGSVLVYMIDTATGSMQLSHKLELTPKHYPDIYNKTGPVKLICWSPDYSVVMVTWECGGLSLWSVFGAHLICTLGEDFAYRSDGTKKDPIKICSMCWGAEGYHLWVLPIKQERKRQEEPQEEVEVEMEMVEPPQSSQQAGILQFQFIKSALTVNPCTSNQEQVLLHGEDRLYLTCGDPSQVQGTSDAHTHVHPCDGSPMHPAPKPESSLSQGLSTLLGHKHWHVVQIHSTYLESNWPIRFAAIDTAGQCMAVAGRRGFAHYSLFTRKWKLFGNITQEQNMTVTGGLAWWKDFVVVACYNHIDHQEQLRLYQRSSNLDNAFASVTKLHSDTLLLNVFRDMVILFRADCSICLYSIERRNDGPNPSASVELLQEVSMSRYIPHPALVVSVTLTSVRTETGITLKAPQQACMAESIMLNLAGQLIMLQRDRSGPQVRDKETPANNKKLLPFCPPVVLAQCVENVWTTCRSNRKKRYLLDALWLSCGEAGMKVWLPLFPRDHRKPHSFLSRRIMLPFHINIYPLAVLFEDALVLGATNETVLYDGLQGSAEPLEALFPYCTVERTSQIYLHHILRQLLVRNLGEHALMLAQSCASLPYFPHVMELMVHVVLEEEATSREPIPDPLLPTVAKFITEFPLFLQTIVHCARKTEYALWNYLFAAVGNPKDLFEECLIAQDLDTAASYLIILQNMEVPAVSRQHATLLFNTALEKGKWDLCRHMIRFLKAIGSGEMETPPPTPTTQEPSSTEIFRNRSISLSQSADCITPGKFNLQKTFSMPTGPSVKGRDVECPENMYIDMMLWRHARHLLEQVRLRDLGCFSAQLGFELIGWLCRERNRVAHVDDFVSALKRLHKDFLWPFPVIPVGSLSSPLKNGQCRTVLSTRLLKSQSADSLLNSDMDTAPLQADPTNHTWLDGLGQGAKDMDTASSAHSNQHSPQTHDAFLSLLTNKVEEYSIGSATDLTETSSVVDGDWTMVDENSSTLSLSQAELEHISMELANKGPHKSQVQLRYLLHVFMEAGCLEWCVVIGLILRDANVIKQVISFLDSPEVPQETVQNVRSGLLAVDTWVSTDCLGYKPFLNLIQPQLQQLMDSVSEQVLPEAFQPTSQSSKLGGSEGLGGAAAPRPEDSRGAAAPLGLSLPSLEPAGGFPRPPSEDCPPEQTEEQGDEEGAYDCTLS is encoded by the exons acTGCCAAAGGGTACATCCTCCTGTTCGACGTGCTGGGTGGAGGGGATGACAAGTACCTCTATGAGCCTGTCTATCCAAA gggAAGTCCTCGTGTGAAAGTGACCCCAGGTTATAAGGAAGAGCAATGTGCCCCTGCCCTGTCTTTAGAGATGAAGAAGCCTGTGGATCTGGAGGCCCCCATCACCAG TCTGCAGTCCCTCCAGGAGGACTTGCTGGTGTGCACAGCAGACGGCTACCTCCATGTGCTGCACTGGGACGGGCTGGGCAGTAACGGACGCAAGGCCATCTGCCTCACTACGATCCCTTTCTCGCTAGACCTGCAGTCTGCTCGAG gtggtCCCTCTCTGGACCTGGAGGGAGTGTATATCCGTTGCATGGAGTATTGTGTGACCCTGGACGGGTACGCCGTGGTTCTGAGCGATGGGCGCCTGGGTTTCATCACACCGCTTAACAACACCATCACCGCAGAC CTGATGGAATCTGTTACCTCGCCATGCTCCAAG cagctgcagggcgTCTGGGCGGCAGATGTCACTGATGGCACCTGTGTGGCTGTCAACAACAAGTACAGACTGATGGCCTTTGGCTGCGCCAG TGGCTCCGTGCTGGTGTACATGATCGACACTGCAACAGGGTCCATGCAGCTCTCCCACAAACTGGAGCTCACGCCAAAACACTACCCAG ACATCTACAACAAGACGGGCCCAGTCAAACTCATCTGCTGGTCACCTGACTACAGTGTAGTCATGGTTACGTGGGAGTGCGGTGGCCTATCGCTGTGGAGCGTCTTTGGAGCTCACCTCATCTGCACTCTGGGAGAGGACTTTGC gTATCGTTCTGATGGTACTAAGAAGGACCCCATTAAAATCTGCTCTATG TGCTGGGGAGCAGAGGGCTACCACCTGTGGGTGCTGCCTATCAAACAAGAGAGGAAACGGCAGGAAGAACCTcaggaagaggtggaggtggagatggagatggtggAACCTCCTCAGTCCTCCCAGCAGGCCGGCATACTGCAGTTCCAATTTATCAAGAGTGCCCTCACAGTCAACCCCTGCACA AGTAACCAGGAGCAGGTGTTACTCCATGGTGAAGACCGCCTCTACCTGACCTGCGGTGACCCCTCGCAGGTCCAGGGCACCTctgacgcgcacacacacgtgcacccGTGCGATGGCAGCCCAATGCACCCCGCCCCCAAACCcgaatcctctctctctcagggacTCAGCACTTTACTGGGACACAAGCACTGGCACGTGGTCCAG ATCCACAGCACATACCTAGAGAGCAACTGGCCGATAAGG TTTGCAGCCATAGACACAGCAGGCCAGTGCATGGCTGTAGCAGGGAGGCGGGGTTTTGCACACTACTCCTTATTCACAAGGAAATGGAAGCTGTTTGGAAATATCACTCAG GAGCAGAACATGACGGTGACGGGAGGTCTTGCTTGGTGGAAAGACTTTGTGGTGGTGGCCTGCTACAATCATATAGACCACCAAGAGCAG TTGAGGCTCTACCAACGCTCATCCAACCTGGACAACGCCTTCGCCTCGGTCACTAAGCTGCACTCAGACACGCTGCTGCTCAACGTCTTCAGAGACATGGTCATCTTGTTCCGAGCCGACTGCTCCATCTGCCTCTATAGCATTGAGAGGAGGAATGACGG TCCAAACCCGTCAGCCAgcgtggagctgctgcaggaggtgtCCATGTCTCGCTACATCCCTCACCCGGCCCTCGTAGTCTCCGTCACACTCACATCCGTGCGTACAGAGACTGGGATTACTTTGAAAGCCCCGCAGCAG GCCTGCATGGCAGAAAGCATCATGTTGAATCTGGCTGGCCAGTTGATCATGCTACAGAGGGACCGCTCAGGTCCACAGGTACGAGACAAGGAGACCCCTGCTAATAACAAGAAGCTG CTACCATTTTGTCCTCCTGTGGTGTTGGCCCAGTGTGTGGAGAACGTGTGGACCACCTGTCGCTCCAACAGGAAAAAGCGCTACCTGCTGGACGCCCTGTGGCTGTCATGCGGCGAGGCAGGCATGAAAGTCTGGTTGCCCCTGTTCCCCCGGGACCACCGCAAGCCCCACTCCTTCCTCTCCAGACGCATCATGCTGCCATTCCACATCAACATCTATCCCCTGGCTGTACTGTTTGAGGACGCCCTGGTACTTGGGGCAACCAATGAGACTGTGCTTTACGATGGGCTGCAGGGATCAGCAGAGCCACTGGAGGCGCTCTTTCCCTACTGCACAGTAGAGAGGACCTCCCAGATCTACCTCCACCACATCCTCAGGCAGCTGCTGGTTCGAAACCTGGGTGAACAC GCTTTGATGCTGGCTCAGTCATGTGCCTCCCTCCCCTACTTCCCCCATGTCATGGAGCTGATGGTGCATGTGGTCCTGGAAGAAGAGGCGACATCACGGGAGCCCATCCCAGACCCTCTGCTGCCCACCGTGGCCAAGTTCATCACAGAGTTCCCGCTCTTCCTTCAGACCATCGTCCACTGCGCCAGGAAGACGGAGTACGCGTTGTGGAACTACCTGTTTGCCGCTGTGGGAAACCCCAAAGATCTGTTCGAGGAGTGCCTCATAGCTCAAGACCTGGACACAGCAGCCTCGTATCTGATTATACTGCAG AACATGGAGGTTCCAGCAGTGAGCAGGCAGCACGCCACCCTACTCTTCAACACGGCGTTGGAAAAGGGCAAGTGGGACCTGTGTCGGCACATGATCCGATTCCTCAAAGCCATTGGCTCAGGGGAGATGGAGACTCCGCCCCCAACACCCACCACTCAG GAACCCAGCTCAACTGAGATCTTTAGAAATCGCAGCATTAGTTTGTCTCAGTCGGCAGACTGCATCACCCCAGGAAAGTTCAACCTGCAGAAGACCTTCAGTATGCCCACTGGACCCTCGGTTAAAGG CCGGGATGTGGAGTGTCCAGAGAACATGTATATTGATATGATGCTGTGGCGCCACGCCCGTCACCTCCTGGAGCAGGTGCGCCTCCGCGACCTGGGGTGCTTCTCGGCACAGCTGGGCTTCGAGCTCATTGGCTGGCTGTGCCGCGAACGGAACCGCGTGGCTCACGTAGATGATTTTGTTTCGGCGTTGAAAAGGCTCCATAAGGATTTTCTCTGGCCGTTTCCTGTTATTCCTGTGGGAAGCCTCAGCTCGCCCCTGAAGAACGGACAGTGTCGCACAG TGCTGAGCACGAGGCTGTTGAAGTCGCAGTCGGCCGACAGCCTGTTGAACAGCGACATGGACACAGCGCCCCTTCAGGCAGATCCCACCAACCACACCTGGCTGGACGGGCTCGGGCAGGGGGCCAAAGACATGGACACGGCCTCGTCGGCTCACTCCAACCAGCACTCACCACAGACACACGACGCCTTCCTGTCACTGCTCACCAACAAAG TGGAGGAGTACAGCATCGGCTCGGCCACAGACCTCACAGAAACCAGCTCAGTGGTGGACGGTGATTGGACGATGGTCGACGAGAACTCGTCCACCCTGAGCCTGAGCCAGGCCGAGCTGGAGCACATCTCCATGGAGCTGGCCAACAAGGGCCCGCACAAGTCGCAGGTGCAGCTCAG GTACCTGCTCCATGTGTTCATGGAGGCCGGCTGTCTGGAGTGGTGCGTAGTGATAGGTTTGATCCTGCGGGACGCAAACGTGATCAAGCAGGTGATCAGCTTCCTGGACAGCCCAGAGGTTCCCCAAGAAACTGTGCAGAATGTCCGGAGCGGCTTATTGGCTGTGGACACATGGGTCTCCACTGACTG CCTGGGATACAAACCATTTCTCAACCTGATCCAGCCGCAGCTGCAGCAGTTGATGGACTCGGTGTCGGAGCAGGTTTTGCCTGAAGCTTTCCAGCCAACCAGCCAGAGCTCCAAACTGGGAGGCTCTGAAGGTCTGGGAGGTGCTGCCGCGCCCCGGCCCGAGGACAGCAGAGGAGCGGCGGCTCCGCTGGGCCTGTCGCTGCCCTCCCTCGAACCTGCGGGAGGTTTTCCTCGCCCCCCCTCAGAGGACTGTCCCCcagaacagacagaggagcagggggaCGAGGAGGGAGCCTACGACTGCACCCTGTCATGA
- the ric1 gene encoding RAB6A-GEF complex partner protein 1 isoform X2: MYFLTGWPRRLLCPLRSEEEPFHIQPSAQRFYFAVLSETQLSVWFSRPSVLIVSYIESSKAAAQFGFYQKAEWKPDDSMIAVATAKGYILLFDVLGGGDDKYLYEPVYPKGSPRVKVTPGYKEEQCAPALSLEMKKPVDLEAPITSLQSLQEDLLVCTADGYLHVLHWDGLGSNGRKAICLTTIPFSLDLQSARGGPSLDLEGVYIRCMEYCVTLDGYAVVLSDGRLGFITPLNNTITADLMESVTSPCSKLQGVWAADVTDGTCVAVNNKYRLMAFGCASGSVLVYMIDTATGSMQLSHKLELTPKHYPDIYNKTGPVKLICWSPDYSVVMVTWECGGLSLWSVFGAHLICTLGEDFAYRSDGTKKDPIKICSMCWGAEGYHLWVLPIKQERKRQEEPQEEVEVEMEMVEPPQSSQQAGILQFQFIKSALTVNPCTSNQEQVLLHGEDRLYLTCGDPSQVQGTSDAHTHVHPCDGSPMHPAPKPESSLSQGLSTLLGHKHWHVVQIHSTYLESNWPIRFAAIDTAGQCMAVAGRRGFAHYSLFTRKWKLFGNITQEQNMTVTGGLAWWKDFVVVACYNHIDHQEQLRLYQRSSNLDNAFASVTKLHSDTLLLNVFRDMVILFRADCSICLYSIERRNDGPNPSASVELLQEVSMSRYIPHPALVVSVTLTSVRTETGITLKAPQQACMAESIMLNLAGQLIMLQRDRSGPQVRDKETPANNKKLLPFCPPVVLAQCVENVWTTCRSNRKKRYLLDALWLSCGEAGMKVWLPLFPRDHRKPHSFLSRRIMLPFHINIYPLAVLFEDALVLGATNETVLYDGLQGSAEPLEALFPYCTVERTSQIYLHHILRQLLVRNLGEHALMLAQSCASLPYFPHVMELMVHVVLEEEATSREPIPDPLLPTVAKFITEFPLFLQTIVHCARKTEYALWNYLFAAVGNPKDLFEECLIAQDLDTAASYLIILQNMEVPAVSRQHATLLFNTALEKGKWDLCRHMIRFLKAIGSGEMETPPPTPTTQEPSSTEIFRNRSISLSQSADCITPGKFNLQKTFSMPTGPSVKGRDVECPENMYIDMMLWRHARHLLEQVRLRDLGCFSAQLGFELIGWLCRERNRVAHVDDFVSALKRLHKDFLWPFPVIPVGSLSSPLKNGQCRTVLSTRLLKSQSADSLLNSDMDTAPLQADPTNHTWLDGLGQGAKDMDTASSAHSNQHSPQTHDAFLSLLTNKVEEYSIGSATDLTETSSVVDGDWTMVDENSSTLSLSQAELEHISMELANKGPHKSQVQLRYLLHVFMEAGCLEWCVVIGLILRDANVIKQVISFLDSPEVPQETVQNVRSGLLAVDTWVSTDCLGYKPFLNLIQPQLQQLMDSVSEQVLPEAFQPTSQSSKLGGSEGLGGAAAPRPEDSRGAAAPLGLSLPSLEPAGGFPRPPSEDCPPEQTEEQGDEEGAYDCTLS; the protein is encoded by the exons acTGCCAAAGGGTACATCCTCCTGTTCGACGTGCTGGGTGGAGGGGATGACAAGTACCTCTATGAGCCTGTCTATCCAAA gggAAGTCCTCGTGTGAAAGTGACCCCAGGTTATAAGGAAGAGCAATGTGCCCCTGCCCTGTCTTTAGAGATGAAGAAGCCTGTGGATCTGGAGGCCCCCATCACCAG TCTGCAGTCCCTCCAGGAGGACTTGCTGGTGTGCACAGCAGACGGCTACCTCCATGTGCTGCACTGGGACGGGCTGGGCAGTAACGGACGCAAGGCCATCTGCCTCACTACGATCCCTTTCTCGCTAGACCTGCAGTCTGCTCGAG gtggtCCCTCTCTGGACCTGGAGGGAGTGTATATCCGTTGCATGGAGTATTGTGTGACCCTGGACGGGTACGCCGTGGTTCTGAGCGATGGGCGCCTGGGTTTCATCACACCGCTTAACAACACCATCACCGCAGAC CTGATGGAATCTGTTACCTCGCCATGCTCCAAG ctgcagggcgTCTGGGCGGCAGATGTCACTGATGGCACCTGTGTGGCTGTCAACAACAAGTACAGACTGATGGCCTTTGGCTGCGCCAG TGGCTCCGTGCTGGTGTACATGATCGACACTGCAACAGGGTCCATGCAGCTCTCCCACAAACTGGAGCTCACGCCAAAACACTACCCAG ACATCTACAACAAGACGGGCCCAGTCAAACTCATCTGCTGGTCACCTGACTACAGTGTAGTCATGGTTACGTGGGAGTGCGGTGGCCTATCGCTGTGGAGCGTCTTTGGAGCTCACCTCATCTGCACTCTGGGAGAGGACTTTGC gTATCGTTCTGATGGTACTAAGAAGGACCCCATTAAAATCTGCTCTATG TGCTGGGGAGCAGAGGGCTACCACCTGTGGGTGCTGCCTATCAAACAAGAGAGGAAACGGCAGGAAGAACCTcaggaagaggtggaggtggagatggagatggtggAACCTCCTCAGTCCTCCCAGCAGGCCGGCATACTGCAGTTCCAATTTATCAAGAGTGCCCTCACAGTCAACCCCTGCACA AGTAACCAGGAGCAGGTGTTACTCCATGGTGAAGACCGCCTCTACCTGACCTGCGGTGACCCCTCGCAGGTCCAGGGCACCTctgacgcgcacacacacgtgcacccGTGCGATGGCAGCCCAATGCACCCCGCCCCCAAACCcgaatcctctctctctcagggacTCAGCACTTTACTGGGACACAAGCACTGGCACGTGGTCCAG ATCCACAGCACATACCTAGAGAGCAACTGGCCGATAAGG TTTGCAGCCATAGACACAGCAGGCCAGTGCATGGCTGTAGCAGGGAGGCGGGGTTTTGCACACTACTCCTTATTCACAAGGAAATGGAAGCTGTTTGGAAATATCACTCAG GAGCAGAACATGACGGTGACGGGAGGTCTTGCTTGGTGGAAAGACTTTGTGGTGGTGGCCTGCTACAATCATATAGACCACCAAGAGCAG TTGAGGCTCTACCAACGCTCATCCAACCTGGACAACGCCTTCGCCTCGGTCACTAAGCTGCACTCAGACACGCTGCTGCTCAACGTCTTCAGAGACATGGTCATCTTGTTCCGAGCCGACTGCTCCATCTGCCTCTATAGCATTGAGAGGAGGAATGACGG TCCAAACCCGTCAGCCAgcgtggagctgctgcaggaggtgtCCATGTCTCGCTACATCCCTCACCCGGCCCTCGTAGTCTCCGTCACACTCACATCCGTGCGTACAGAGACTGGGATTACTTTGAAAGCCCCGCAGCAG GCCTGCATGGCAGAAAGCATCATGTTGAATCTGGCTGGCCAGTTGATCATGCTACAGAGGGACCGCTCAGGTCCACAGGTACGAGACAAGGAGACCCCTGCTAATAACAAGAAGCTG CTACCATTTTGTCCTCCTGTGGTGTTGGCCCAGTGTGTGGAGAACGTGTGGACCACCTGTCGCTCCAACAGGAAAAAGCGCTACCTGCTGGACGCCCTGTGGCTGTCATGCGGCGAGGCAGGCATGAAAGTCTGGTTGCCCCTGTTCCCCCGGGACCACCGCAAGCCCCACTCCTTCCTCTCCAGACGCATCATGCTGCCATTCCACATCAACATCTATCCCCTGGCTGTACTGTTTGAGGACGCCCTGGTACTTGGGGCAACCAATGAGACTGTGCTTTACGATGGGCTGCAGGGATCAGCAGAGCCACTGGAGGCGCTCTTTCCCTACTGCACAGTAGAGAGGACCTCCCAGATCTACCTCCACCACATCCTCAGGCAGCTGCTGGTTCGAAACCTGGGTGAACAC GCTTTGATGCTGGCTCAGTCATGTGCCTCCCTCCCCTACTTCCCCCATGTCATGGAGCTGATGGTGCATGTGGTCCTGGAAGAAGAGGCGACATCACGGGAGCCCATCCCAGACCCTCTGCTGCCCACCGTGGCCAAGTTCATCACAGAGTTCCCGCTCTTCCTTCAGACCATCGTCCACTGCGCCAGGAAGACGGAGTACGCGTTGTGGAACTACCTGTTTGCCGCTGTGGGAAACCCCAAAGATCTGTTCGAGGAGTGCCTCATAGCTCAAGACCTGGACACAGCAGCCTCGTATCTGATTATACTGCAG AACATGGAGGTTCCAGCAGTGAGCAGGCAGCACGCCACCCTACTCTTCAACACGGCGTTGGAAAAGGGCAAGTGGGACCTGTGTCGGCACATGATCCGATTCCTCAAAGCCATTGGCTCAGGGGAGATGGAGACTCCGCCCCCAACACCCACCACTCAG GAACCCAGCTCAACTGAGATCTTTAGAAATCGCAGCATTAGTTTGTCTCAGTCGGCAGACTGCATCACCCCAGGAAAGTTCAACCTGCAGAAGACCTTCAGTATGCCCACTGGACCCTCGGTTAAAGG CCGGGATGTGGAGTGTCCAGAGAACATGTATATTGATATGATGCTGTGGCGCCACGCCCGTCACCTCCTGGAGCAGGTGCGCCTCCGCGACCTGGGGTGCTTCTCGGCACAGCTGGGCTTCGAGCTCATTGGCTGGCTGTGCCGCGAACGGAACCGCGTGGCTCACGTAGATGATTTTGTTTCGGCGTTGAAAAGGCTCCATAAGGATTTTCTCTGGCCGTTTCCTGTTATTCCTGTGGGAAGCCTCAGCTCGCCCCTGAAGAACGGACAGTGTCGCACAG TGCTGAGCACGAGGCTGTTGAAGTCGCAGTCGGCCGACAGCCTGTTGAACAGCGACATGGACACAGCGCCCCTTCAGGCAGATCCCACCAACCACACCTGGCTGGACGGGCTCGGGCAGGGGGCCAAAGACATGGACACGGCCTCGTCGGCTCACTCCAACCAGCACTCACCACAGACACACGACGCCTTCCTGTCACTGCTCACCAACAAAG TGGAGGAGTACAGCATCGGCTCGGCCACAGACCTCACAGAAACCAGCTCAGTGGTGGACGGTGATTGGACGATGGTCGACGAGAACTCGTCCACCCTGAGCCTGAGCCAGGCCGAGCTGGAGCACATCTCCATGGAGCTGGCCAACAAGGGCCCGCACAAGTCGCAGGTGCAGCTCAG GTACCTGCTCCATGTGTTCATGGAGGCCGGCTGTCTGGAGTGGTGCGTAGTGATAGGTTTGATCCTGCGGGACGCAAACGTGATCAAGCAGGTGATCAGCTTCCTGGACAGCCCAGAGGTTCCCCAAGAAACTGTGCAGAATGTCCGGAGCGGCTTATTGGCTGTGGACACATGGGTCTCCACTGACTG CCTGGGATACAAACCATTTCTCAACCTGATCCAGCCGCAGCTGCAGCAGTTGATGGACTCGGTGTCGGAGCAGGTTTTGCCTGAAGCTTTCCAGCCAACCAGCCAGAGCTCCAAACTGGGAGGCTCTGAAGGTCTGGGAGGTGCTGCCGCGCCCCGGCCCGAGGACAGCAGAGGAGCGGCGGCTCCGCTGGGCCTGTCGCTGCCCTCCCTCGAACCTGCGGGAGGTTTTCCTCGCCCCCCCTCAGAGGACTGTCCCCcagaacagacagaggagcagggggaCGAGGAGGGAGCCTACGACTGCACCCTGTCATGA